AACCAAAAAAACAAAGATATGGATTTGATTTCCTCTGATAAATTGAAGGCAGAAAGCTGACAGATTTCAAGCTTAGCAGTTCATTTATCTGATTGTCATAAGACTCTTAATTGTAATTTTACAGCTTTTTTAGGAACTTCAACTTTGCTCGGGGTAATGGAGTATGTCTTGATTTAACTGCAGAATGAAAAAGGGGAGGCTTGGGGACTGAGAATGCTGTGTTTTAATCTGTTGATATCACTTGAAATCATTTATGTTACTGCAGGCAGTTGATGTTAAACTCCTTGGATCCCTAAACAGAGATGATGTGAAGAGACTTTGTGGTGATAACTTTCCTGAATGGATATCTTTTCCTGTATATGAGCAGGTTGGATTCTCATCACTTGTTGAAATTGTGATTACtacatttatgtttcttgttgcaTATGCATTGCTCTGTATGATGCTTCCCTTCATTGATTCTTACAGGTGAAATGGCTAAACAAGCAGTTGTCTAAACTTTGGCCATTTGTCGCAGATGTGAGTATGCTTGCATGCACTTTATTTGTTTCCATCATGATCTGCAAtagtttgtatatactttatttgttcattttacagaatacattttaattttttagtttataatCAAATATTAAGTTTAATTTATGATATAACATTATATAGCTTCTCACTTGTTTCTTGAGTTTAAATGAGAAAAAGAGCATATTGAATGAATCTTGTCTATGGTGATAGACCAAGACATGGCTTTGGTTTGTCCGTAATCttgatttaactcttaaaatctttTGATATTACGATTTTGAATGAAGCAATAAATTGTACCAAATTTCTACCAGGTCggacaattttataatttagattttattacgatttcataatttattcgttcaatttatataaaatctTGATTTTCTCCCCCTTGCTGATAGTTGTGCTTGATTTGAATTATATTTTCGTTTAGGCAGCATCAATGGTCATAAGAGAATCTGTTGAACCAATATTGGAACAGTATAGACCGCCGGGTATTAGTTCATTGAAGTTCAGTAAATTGTCCCTTGGAAGTGTCGCTCCAAAGATTGAAGGTATCTACTAACAAAATTTTGAAACCTTTTGAAGCAGGTTATGTAAGATTTTTTATGTCTCTCTTTGTTATTTAATGAgatttcatttcttttttatccGTTATccaaccaatttaatctgccatCACTTGGCAACATCCATTAAAATCTAAAACCGTGCAAAAATTAGGAGATTCAATTTATATGCAATCCTTGTGTTATCTACCTTTGTTAATTTCCCTGTTGGGTCAATTTTGTATATCAAGAATTAATGCATGAATAGTTTCTTGATCCATGCAGGTATTCGTGTTCAGCGTCTCAAGAAAGGCCAAATAACAATGGACATCGATTTCCGTTGGGGTGGTGATCCCAATATTGTTTTGGCTGTTGATGCAACAATTGCGTCCATCCCTATTCAGGTTAAACTTAGCagtattttatattgaatttcttCTTGATTTATGAAATATTCAGAATACTGAGTTTTATTGCTTCAGTTGAAGGATCTCCAAGTTTTCACCGTTATCCGGGTCATATTCCAACTTTGTGAAGACATGCCATGCATttctgctgttgttgttgctctaCTTGCTGAGGTAAAAAGCCAAACAAATCTTGATAATTGATCACCTAGTGGGAAAAAAACCTAGATGTTTGTGGTTTAGTAGTTTGACTAATTTATCATAGTGCGATCAAGGTAATCAAACTTAAAAATCCAGTTAAATTTCATAAGTTACTTGGATTGTAAAACTTGACTCATAGGGGTCTgatgcctttttctttttctagttaCTGACTCACAATATATAACACAGACCCGATGAATTCTATATAACCACTTCTAAGTGGCTAAGATTCGAATCCATGCACTCTTCAGCAAGGCATACATAGATACCAGTAGAATAAGCTTAGCAGTGCACTACTGCTGCGTTTGGTTTGTGTATCTGgagacatagacactaaaataTAGacaaaataggatagaatttttaatttgtatttttttttttatcgattGCAACGGGTAAGACTCAGACTCAAATCGAAACCTTTAGGCGGAGAAGGAAAGACCATACCATTTGAATTATAGTTGGTTAGCTTTCTGACTAAGTTAACTTGGGATGCTGTAACAAACAGAGgccctttctttgtctctgagCCTAATCCTCCGTTGACAATCTCCTGCTTCCACTGCTTCTTGGACCAATTGTTCCACTGCTGCCTCCCAGTCCACTGGTTTCCGAATTTGAGCCAGAATTTGAGCTTGTGATGGATCGGGTCCCTTGGGTGTTGGTTCCTCCTCCGGGTCGGGTTTCCCCTCCTTGGAATATCCCTGCCTGGCGCCAGGCGTCGTTGCGGTGCTCTATGGCCACCGCGCGATCCATCAGTTCTTGGAGGCTCTCAAAGTCAGAAACAGCCATCTCCGCCCGAATCTCCTTCTTCAGCCCACTCAAGAAGATACACATTAGCGTCTCATGCCCAAGATTCTTCTGCGTCCACACCTCTAGTTCGAACTCGCGCCGATACTCCGCCACCGTGTTTGTCTGTTTCAATTCCAGAAGCGGTCCCATTGGATTCGCTGCCGCGCCGGGATGAAACCTCTTCAGTAGGTCTTGCTTGAACCTATCCCAGGACAAGAGTGGAGTCTGCTGCTCCCACCACTCTAACCATGTGAGGGCCTCGCCACCGATACCCAGGGTTGCGTAGTTCAGTTTTTCTTCGGATGCGATCTGTTTCAATCGGAAGTAGCTTTCGATTCTCACCAACCATCCACGTACGTCTTCTCCATCAAAATGCGGAAGCTCCACTCTGCGGTTCACCTCTACCCGTGCCGCCCGTGTCTCCGCCGCTCCAGCGTTAGAGTGGTGCCTCTCTCTGCCACTTAGCTCCTCCAGCATCTTCATGATCAACTCCATGTTTCTAGTCTGTTCTTCCATCTGACGCTCCAATCTATCCATTCTAGCTTCCATGGTGGCaataacagaaacagaaaaaggATATAACAATGAATCCAGTCTAATTCCTCACTCAATTCCCACCTCTTATATTCTCTCTCCAAATCATGTGAGATCACACCTCTGCACCCCTAGGCTCACGCCCCTCATCCTCTGTGCCAGGTGGACAGTTAGTTTGTTACGTGAATATTCCTATTGttgtttttttcccctttttaccCTCATCTCTAATTCTTCTGCTATAGTGAAAGAGCAGTGGGGAAATTAGAATTAGAAGCTTCTATGATCTTAGGGTCAGGGTGTGTTACAGTCTTACAGATGCTAATATTGATCTTTTAGCCTTGCAATTTCTGACTTTTCCATTAATGTTTATTCAGCCGAAGCCTAGAATTGATTACATTCTGAAGGCTGTTGGTGGAAGTTTGACAGCACTGCCTGGAGTTTCAGATATGATTGATGTTAGTTCTATCCATTTCATGAAAGTTTCCCTTTTTCCCTTTTGAGTTATATATAATACATTAACCTTTTTACTGAACATTTCACAGGATACTGTGAACTCAATTGTTACTGATATGCTACAATGGCCTCATAGGATTGTTGTTCCACTTGGCGGTGTACCTGTTGATACAAGGTAATATGAACATCATAGAACTTTTTATTCTGTTTGTtgtatttcttattctttttgggAAATGTGAATCCTCAAGTATGTTATTATCACACTATTGGAGCATCTTTGTTGTTTGCAGTGAACTGGAGCTTAAACCCTGTGGAAGGGTTACAGTAACGGTGGTTCAAGCAAATGATTTAAAGAACATGGAAATGATTGGGAAATCTGATCCTTATGTAGCTCTGCATATTCGACCAATATTTAAGGTTAAAACCAAGGTTGTTGATAACAACCTGAATCCTGTTTGGGATGAGAAATTTGACCTGATTGCAGAAGACCTGGAGACTCAGTCCATCATTTTTGAGGTTTTACGCCATTATACTTTGCCTTCATTTGTGTTAGATGTTTTCCTTCTTGGTCTGTTCAAGTGCTTTGATTTGACTAGCAGTCTACTTTTCAAACACACCATTCATAATATTATCACTTAATTGTGATGAATAGGATTTAGTTTATGCAATGCTTTTTGTTAAAGAGCAGACAATTTTTCCCACAAGTATTGTACAACTATGAATAACCATCAAATATTGAGGacctaattgtatattttttgaaattagtcAGTGTGTAAAGTAAGCAAATTAGTGGTTAAAATCTCCCTTGGATCATTAAGTAGGGTCCACCAAAAAAAAAGGATCTTAATTCAAGTGTGGTTAAACTTGCTTTCTTACTCTCTCACTTTACACATTATCTAACATTAGAGTATCAAAATCCTCAACTATAATTGTGGTGTGTGGACAACCATAATTTGAATTGTGATTATTTCACAATAAATTATGCAAACTTTGTTCAACATTTAGtttgtaataattatttattttaagaattaGTCAAGTGCTcccccaagataaaaaatattgaacaaatgcaagctgatcTAAATATCTATTGACGGTACTACTTCAAGATTATATGAATGCTATATTTCTCCTACTTATAAAATTTGTTGCTCCAACATTGACACTAGTGTTATTTCTACACACTGGTACATATGAGaatattttcttgctgaaatagGCTTATAGCAGCTTTCTTATCCAATAAAGTCTTAAAATAACAGAGTATTCATTTGTATTTACTCGGCTAGACATTTTAATAATTCAATCTTCCATCTTTCTCCCTCTTTGCAAATAGGTTTTCGATGAAGACATTGGGCAAGATAAGCGATTAGGAGTAGCCAAATTTCCACTTAGTGAATTGGAGGAAGAAACTGAAAAGGAGCAGGAGTTGAGGTTGCTAGCGTCACTTGATACGAAGGTTAAAGACAAGAAGGATCGAGGAACCTTGACAGTAAAGGTATAAATTGATCGTATCTTGTTTCTTTTTTGGCATTGTAATCATTGCAAAATCACAAGTGCTATTTGGAAAACTATTAAAAGTTTCTTAAACTGAACAAATTTTAGTTGGTAACTGGTACAAATAATTTGTAATTTCTTCAAAGtaggaagaaaaataaatttgagagAGAGAATGAGTAGGAATAGaactttaattcttctcaaaaacAACTTGTTGGACTACTTTTGTTGGTCTAATTGTACACAATTTTGGGGCTGGTTCCTTTCTTTTTGTTACATGTTGTTATTTGGTCATGTTCACTAATTCACTTCACCTAATGGAATAAAGCTTTGTTGCTGTTATTATTTGGTCATGCTATATCTTTGACATATTTTAGCTCCTTGCTCTATTTTGTTCTCTTTACGTGTGGTTAAGTTACAATGACATTGAAATTTTCAGGTCTTTTATCATCATTTTAACAAGGAAGAGCAATTGGCTGCattagaagaagagaaaaaggcaATAGAAGAAATGCAGAAACGTAGAGATGAGGGAGTTGTAGGGACTACAAAGCAGACATTAGATAGAGCAGCATCAGTAGCTGGAACCGGTGTTGGAATGGTTGGTAGTGGCGTCGCCACTGGCGTTGGAGTTGTCGGCAGTGGCGTCAGTGCTGGAGCAGGGCTTGTCGGCATTGGAGGTGGCAGTGGATCCGGACAAG
The sequence above is drawn from the Arachis hypogaea cultivar Tifrunner chromosome 4, arahy.Tifrunner.gnm2.J5K5, whole genome shotgun sequence genome and encodes:
- the LOC112797328 gene encoding calcium-dependent lipid-binding protein, whose product is MGLISGMFLGMVFGIALMAGWHRMMRYRSAKRTAKAVDVKLLGSLNRDDVKRLCGDNFPEWISFPVYEQVKWLNKQLSKLWPFVADAASMVIRESVEPILEQYRPPGISSLKFSKLSLGSVAPKIEGIRVQRLKKGQITMDIDFRWGGDPNIVLAVDATIASIPIQLKDLQVFTVIRVIFQLCEDMPCISAVVVALLAEPKPRIDYILKAVGGSLTALPGVSDMIDDTVNSIVTDMLQWPHRIVVPLGGVPVDTSELELKPCGRVTVTVVQANDLKNMEMIGKSDPYVALHIRPIFKVKTKVVDNNLNPVWDEKFDLIAEDLETQSIIFEVFDEDIGQDKRLGVAKFPLSELEEETEKEQELRLLASLDTKVKDKKDRGTLTVKVFYHHFNKEEQLAALEEEKKAIEEMQKRRDEGVVGTTKQTLDRAASVAGTGVGMVGSGVATGVGVVGSGVSAGAGLVGIGGGSGSGQGSGASPGSSGSGIAGGFIGNVGSGLSKAGKFVGRTFAGPSGRKSGSTTPISNYEESGGGAKPRPV